From the Rhodoferax mekongensis genome, one window contains:
- the dapF gene encoding diaminopimelate epimerase — protein sequence MRIQFTKMQGAGNDFVVLDETKGRLGLTSAHYRFLGDRHFGVGADQILTVRPSPAEGIDFEYVIHNADGNEVEQCGNGSRCFARFVRDQGLTGKDRIRVKTMKGVIEPLLTPDGRVTVDMGEPVFNPADIPFDESGLSLQAMGSWGNWPLAPVESAQAAPLLVATVSMGNPHAVTLVADVDAAPVATLGPQVQANPRFTQGVNVGFLQVVSRSQVRLRVYERGVGETLACGTGACAAVVAGIRLGLLDARVDVQTRGGMLTIAWDGMGASVFMTGPATTVFRGEIDLPE from the coding sequence ATGCGAATCCAGTTCACCAAAATGCAGGGCGCGGGCAACGACTTCGTGGTGCTCGACGAAACCAAGGGTCGCTTGGGCCTGACCTCTGCGCATTACCGCTTTCTGGGCGATCGCCACTTCGGCGTGGGGGCCGACCAGATTCTCACGGTGCGCCCTTCGCCCGCTGAGGGCATCGACTTCGAATACGTGATTCACAACGCCGATGGCAACGAGGTTGAACAGTGCGGCAATGGCTCCCGCTGCTTCGCCCGCTTTGTGCGCGACCAAGGCCTGACCGGCAAAGACCGCATCCGCGTCAAAACCATGAAGGGCGTGATCGAACCCTTGCTCACCCCCGATGGCCGCGTGACGGTGGACATGGGCGAACCAGTGTTCAACCCGGCTGACATTCCTTTTGACGAAAGTGGCCTGAGTCTGCAAGCCATGGGTTCATGGGGAAATTGGCCTCTGGCGCCCGTCGAATCTGCGCAAGCAGCTCCTCTTTTGGTAGCAACGGTATCTATGGGCAACCCCCATGCGGTCACGCTGGTGGCTGATGTGGATGCTGCACCTGTCGCCACACTGGGCCCGCAGGTGCAGGCCAACCCGCGCTTTACCCAAGGTGTGAACGTAGGCTTTTTGCAGGTGGTGAGCCGCAGCCAGGTGCGCTTGCGCGTGTACGAGCGCGGTGTGGGCGAGACGCTGGCCTGTGGCACGGGCGCCTGCGCGGCCGTGGTGGCCGGTATCCGTCTCGGCCTGCTGGACGCACGTGTGGATGTGCAGACCCGTGGCGGCATGCTGACCATTGCCTGGGACGGCATGGGCGCCTCTGTTTTCATGACCGGCCCCGCCACCACGGTTTTCCGTGGCGAAATTGATTTACCCGAATAA
- the eat gene encoding ethanolamine permease, with amino-acid sequence MSTSQPSSGAHALKPVLSTLQLWGIAVGLVISGEYFGWSFGWASAGTLGFTVTALFIAAMYTTFIFSFTELTTAIPHAGGPFAYSKRAFGPTGGYLAGAATLVEFVFAPPAIALAIGAYLNVQFPSLDPKLAALGAYLVFMTLNIVGVQIAATFELFITIIAIFELLVFIGVVSPGFSMANFTKGGWSGQDDFSWAAIPGMFAAIPFAIWFFLAIEGVAMAAEEAKDPKRSIPIAYITGILTLVVLAVGVMVFAGGAGDWTKLANINDPLPQAMKLIVGENSGWLHMLVWLGLFGLVASFHGIILGYSRQIYALSREAFLPSYFAKVHPRFKTPHRAILAGGVVGIAAIYSDSLITIGGQSLTANIVTMSVFGAILMYILSMLSLFKLRSTEPGMARPFRAPLYPFFPAFALFGALVCMATMIYYNPLIFGLFVGFLVLGYVYFKMTGQQRADAMPQGMSAPAAK; translated from the coding sequence ATGTCAACGTCACAACCCTCATCGGGCGCCCATGCGCTCAAGCCTGTGCTCAGCACCTTGCAGCTCTGGGGCATCGCAGTCGGGCTGGTGATTTCCGGCGAATACTTCGGCTGGAGTTTCGGCTGGGCCTCTGCCGGTACTTTGGGTTTCACCGTCACCGCCCTGTTTATCGCGGCGATGTACACCACCTTCATCTTCAGCTTCACCGAGCTGACCACGGCCATTCCCCATGCCGGCGGCCCCTTCGCCTACAGCAAACGTGCCTTCGGCCCCACCGGCGGCTACTTGGCCGGAGCGGCCACCCTGGTGGAGTTTGTGTTTGCACCGCCCGCCATTGCATTGGCGATTGGTGCCTACCTGAACGTGCAGTTCCCGTCGCTGGACCCCAAGCTGGCAGCTTTGGGCGCCTACCTGGTGTTCATGACGCTCAACATTGTCGGCGTGCAGATTGCTGCCACGTTCGAGTTGTTCATCACCATCATCGCGATCTTTGAATTGCTGGTGTTCATCGGCGTGGTGTCGCCCGGCTTCTCCATGGCCAACTTCACCAAGGGCGGCTGGTCCGGACAGGACGACTTCAGCTGGGCTGCGATCCCCGGCATGTTTGCCGCCATTCCATTTGCCATCTGGTTCTTCCTGGCGATTGAAGGCGTGGCCATGGCAGCCGAAGAAGCCAAGGATCCCAAGCGCTCCATCCCGATTGCCTATATCACCGGCATCCTGACCTTGGTGGTGCTGGCTGTGGGCGTCATGGTGTTTGCCGGCGGCGCGGGTGACTGGACCAAGCTGGCCAACATCAATGACCCGCTGCCCCAAGCCATGAAGCTCATCGTGGGTGAAAACAGTGGTTGGTTGCACATGCTGGTGTGGTTGGGCCTGTTCGGTCTGGTGGCGTCCTTCCACGGCATCATCCTGGGCTATTCACGCCAGATCTACGCTTTGTCCCGCGAGGCCTTCCTGCCTTCGTACTTTGCCAAAGTGCATCCCCGCTTCAAGACACCGCACCGCGCCATCCTGGCTGGTGGTGTGGTCGGCATTGCGGCCATCTACAGTGATTCTTTGATCACTATTGGCGGCCAGTCCCTGACCGCGAACATCGTCACCATGTCAGTGTTCGGCGCCATCCTGATGTACATCCTCAGCATGCTCAGCCTGTTCAAGCTGCGCAGTACCGAACCCGGCATGGCACGTCCTTTCCGTGCACCGCTGTATCCCTTCTTCCCGGCGTTTGCCCTGTTCGGCGCGCTGGTGTGCATGGCCACCATGATCTACTACAACCCCTTGATCTTCGGTTTGTTTGTGGGCTTCCTGGTGCTGGGGTACGTCTACTTTAAGATGACCGGACAGCAACGTGCAGATGCCATGCCCCAAGGCATGAGCGCCCCTGCCGCCAAGTAA
- a CDS encoding ethanolamine ammonia-lyase subunit EutB has protein sequence MAKATPLRSGDLLAGVAAHTAQERAAAQMALAELPLRIFLTEALVPYESDEVTRLILDTHSAQAFAPVSHLTVGDFRNWLLSDAADTQALTALAPGITPEMAAAVSKLMRNQDLILVAKKCRVVTAFRNTIGLPGRMATRLQPNHPTDDATGIAASLLDGLLYGSGDAVIGINPATDNVAQVMKLVHMMADVIAHYDIPTQSCVLTHVTNTIQAIERGAPVDLVFQSIGGTEATNSSFGLNLAMLAEARSAALSLNRGTVGDNVMYFETGQGSALSANAHHGIDQQTCEARAYAVARAFKPLLVNTVVGFIGPEYLFDGKQIIRAGLEDHFCAKLLGLPMGCDVCYTNHAEADQNDMDVLLTLLGAAGCNFVMGIPGSDDIMLNYQTTSFHDALYTRKVLGLRPAPEFEAWLQRMNIFQGQGADLVLPPGLPAAFEQALLPLA, from the coding sequence ATGGCCAAGGCCACGCCCTTGCGCTCAGGTGACTTGCTGGCCGGGGTGGCTGCGCACACGGCGCAGGAACGGGCTGCTGCCCAGATGGCCTTGGCAGAGCTGCCCTTGCGCATCTTCCTGACCGAGGCCTTGGTGCCCTACGAATCAGACGAAGTTACCCGCTTGATTCTGGATACCCATAGTGCGCAAGCGTTTGCGCCGGTGAGCCACCTCACGGTGGGGGATTTCCGCAACTGGCTGCTCAGTGATGCGGCAGACACGCAGGCCCTCACGGCACTGGCACCCGGCATCACGCCCGAAATGGCCGCCGCCGTGAGCAAGCTCATGCGCAACCAGGACCTGATTCTGGTGGCCAAGAAGTGCCGGGTGGTGACGGCATTCCGCAACACCATCGGCCTGCCCGGCCGCATGGCGACGCGCCTGCAGCCCAATCACCCCACGGATGACGCCACCGGCATCGCCGCCAGCCTGCTGGACGGCTTGCTGTACGGCAGCGGGGACGCCGTGATCGGCATCAACCCCGCGACCGACAACGTGGCCCAGGTGATGAAGCTGGTGCACATGATGGCCGATGTCATCGCGCACTACGACATCCCGACCCAAAGCTGTGTGCTCACCCATGTGACCAATACCATCCAGGCGATTGAGCGCGGTGCGCCGGTGGACTTGGTGTTCCAGTCCATAGGCGGCACCGAGGCGACCAACAGCAGCTTCGGCTTGAACCTCGCCATGCTGGCCGAGGCACGCAGTGCAGCCCTCTCGCTGAACCGTGGCACGGTGGGCGACAACGTGATGTATTTCGAAACCGGGCAGGGCAGTGCCCTGTCGGCCAATGCCCACCATGGCATAGACCAGCAAACCTGCGAGGCGCGCGCCTACGCGGTGGCGCGTGCGTTCAAGCCGCTGCTGGTCAACACCGTGGTCGGCTTCATAGGCCCTGAGTACCTGTTTGATGGTAAGCAGATCATCCGTGCGGGGCTGGAAGACCACTTCTGCGCCAAGCTGCTGGGCCTGCCCATGGGCTGCGACGTCTGCTACACCAACCACGCCGAAGCCGACCAGAACGACATGGATGTGTTACTCACCCTGCTGGGGGCGGCGGGCTGCAACTTCGTGATGGGCATTCCGGGCTCGGACGACATCATGCTGAACTACCAGACCACGTCGTTCCACGACGCCCTGTATACGCGCAAGGTGCTGGGCTTGCGGCCTGCGCCCGAATTCGAGGCCTGGTTGCAGCGCATGAACATCTTTCAAGGGCAGGGCGCCGACTTGGTGCTGCCGCCGGGACTGCCCGCTGCGTTCGAACAAGCCTTGTTACCCTTGGCCTGA
- a CDS encoding RNA pseudouridine synthase yields the protein MTRTTLKLKPAAKTVRKAPTPRPPPSAARAPAATARTGASRPASPPRAGAPRPSAARPAGTHTPNARPARSGEGPVPRPRTPPKPLPDTGERLSKKVMQLKDCSRKEAEQYIEGGWVQVNGVVVEEPQHRVDRETITLDPNASLMELTPVTLLLNKPAGHTDGLEELTPLNAGSPARTGAPGRKVPPANARALLTPANHWEGDPTDTRVLKRHFHHLEADVELETGATGLVVFTQDWRTTRKLTEDMSTMEHEFLVEVKGEVQPDALKPIGYALKDERLDLPQVKVSVNSTTPESSRLRFAIKGSHPGLIAFLCEKAGLQILGMKRIRLGRVALSDLPVGQWRYLAGWEKF from the coding sequence ATGACCCGCACCACACTGAAGCTCAAACCGGCCGCCAAGACAGTGCGCAAGGCACCGACTCCACGGCCGCCCCCCTCTGCCGCACGCGCACCTGCCGCCACGGCCCGCACAGGCGCCTCCCGCCCTGCAAGCCCACCCCGAGCAGGAGCACCGCGACCCAGTGCTGCGCGCCCGGCAGGTACCCACACGCCGAACGCCCGACCCGCGCGCTCCGGTGAGGGACCGGTACCACGCCCGCGCACGCCCCCCAAGCCCTTGCCGGATACGGGCGAGCGCCTGTCCAAAAAAGTCATGCAACTCAAAGACTGTTCCCGCAAGGAAGCCGAGCAATACATTGAAGGCGGCTGGGTGCAGGTCAATGGTGTGGTGGTGGAAGAACCCCAGCACCGAGTAGACAGGGAAACCATCACCCTGGACCCCAACGCCAGCCTGATGGAACTCACACCGGTCACCCTGTTGCTGAACAAGCCGGCCGGCCACACCGACGGACTGGAAGAACTAACTCCGCTGAACGCCGGCAGCCCGGCACGCACGGGCGCACCGGGACGCAAAGTGCCTCCGGCAAATGCCCGTGCGCTGCTGACCCCTGCCAACCATTGGGAAGGTGACCCGACTGACACCCGCGTGCTCAAGCGTCACTTCCACCACCTTGAAGCAGATGTGGAGTTGGAGACCGGCGCTACCGGCCTGGTGGTCTTCACCCAGGACTGGCGGACCACCCGCAAGCTCACCGAGGACATGTCCACCATGGAACACGAATTCCTGGTCGAGGTGAAGGGGGAGGTGCAGCCTGATGCGCTCAAGCCTATCGGCTACGCGCTCAAAGATGAGCGTTTGGACCTGCCTCAGGTGAAAGTCAGTGTGAACAGCACCACCCCGGAGTCCAGCCGCCTGCGCTTTGCCATTAAGGGCTCACACCCAGGACTGATTGCCTTTCTGTGCGAAAAAGCCGGGCTGCAGATTCTGGGAATGAAACGCATCCGGCTGGGGCGCGTTGCGCTGTCCGACCTGCCGGTCGGGCAATGGCGGTACCTCGCGGGCTGGGAGAAGTTTTAA
- the eutC gene encoding ethanolamine ammonia-lyase subunit EutC, with amino-acid sequence MSEKQSSVTANPWAALRQFTDARIALGRSGVSLPTSAHLAFQLAHAQARDAVHRGLDGPALSEHLSAAWPGLPSTVLQLHSAATDRNHYLQRPDLGRRLDLASRDLLAPSKGTLEERPFDVAFVIADGLSALAIEQNAAPFLAALHQRMAGEDWKVAPLCVVRQARVAIGDEIGQALGAKAVVVLIGERPGLSSPDSMGLYLTWMPRVGLTDASRNCISNVRPAGLAYGEAAYKLHFLLTESRQRQLSGVELKDETATAATALNAGHGNFLLK; translated from the coding sequence ATGTCTGAAAAACAATCGTCGGTCACCGCCAACCCGTGGGCGGCATTGCGCCAATTCACCGATGCCCGCATTGCCTTGGGCCGCTCCGGCGTGAGCTTGCCCACGAGCGCGCATCTTGCGTTTCAACTGGCCCATGCCCAGGCACGCGACGCCGTGCATCGCGGCTTGGATGGCCCGGCCTTATCAGAGCATCTGAGCGCTGCCTGGCCGGGTCTGCCTAGCACCGTGCTCCAACTGCACAGCGCTGCGACGGACCGCAACCACTACCTGCAACGCCCCGATCTGGGGCGCCGTTTGGATCTTGCATCGCGCGATCTGTTGGCCCCTTCGAAAGGCACCCTGGAGGAACGGCCGTTCGATGTGGCGTTTGTGATCGCAGACGGCCTGTCTGCCTTGGCTATTGAGCAAAACGCGGCACCGTTTTTGGCGGCTTTGCATCAGCGCATGGCGGGTGAAGATTGGAAAGTCGCGCCCCTGTGTGTGGTGCGCCAAGCCCGCGTTGCCATCGGCGATGAAATAGGGCAGGCACTGGGTGCGAAGGCGGTGGTGGTGCTGATCGGGGAGCGCCCCGGTTTGAGCTCACCGGACAGCATGGGCCTGTATCTGACCTGGATGCCCCGCGTAGGGCTGACGGACGCGAGCCGCAATTGCATTTCCAATGTGCGGCCAGCCGGATTGGCGTATGGAGAGGCAGCCTACAAGTTGCACTTTCTGCTCACCGAATCCCGTCAGCGCCAGCTCTCCGGGGTGGAGCTCAAAGATGAGACCGCCACAGCGGCCACTGCCCTGAACGCAGGCCACGGCAACTTCCTGCTGAAATAA
- the cysK gene encoding cysteine synthase A has translation MAFDNVLQTIGNTPHIRINKLFGNSHKVYVKSERTNPGGSIKDRIALAMIEDAERSGALQPGATIIEPTSGNTGVGLALVAAVKGYKLILVMPDSMSIERRRLMLAYGASFDLTPREKGMKGAIARAEELKAQTPGAWIPQQFENPANIDVHVRTTALEIANDFPQGVDYIITGVGTGGHLSGVAQVLKAKWPQLKVFAVEPTASPVISGGAPAPHPIQGIGAGFIPKNLKTDLLDGVIQVEAETAREYGRRSAREEGLLVGISSGATLAAIAQKLPEIPAGSTVLGFNYDTGERYLSVEGYLPA, from the coding sequence ATGGCATTCGATAACGTCCTGCAAACCATTGGCAACACGCCCCACATCCGCATCAACAAGCTGTTCGGCAACAGCCACAAGGTGTATGTAAAAAGCGAGCGCACCAACCCGGGCGGCTCCATCAAGGACCGCATCGCCCTGGCCATGATCGAAGACGCAGAACGCAGCGGCGCGCTGCAGCCCGGCGCCACCATCATTGAACCCACCTCCGGCAACACCGGCGTGGGCCTGGCCCTGGTCGCAGCGGTCAAGGGCTACAAACTGATTCTGGTCATGCCCGACAGCATGTCGATTGAGCGCCGCCGCCTGATGCTGGCCTACGGCGCCAGCTTCGACCTGACCCCGCGCGAGAAAGGCATGAAGGGCGCCATCGCCCGCGCCGAAGAACTCAAGGCCCAGACCCCCGGCGCCTGGATTCCCCAGCAGTTTGAGAACCCCGCCAACATCGACGTACACGTGCGCACCACCGCGCTCGAAATCGCCAACGACTTCCCCCAAGGCGTGGACTACATCATCACCGGCGTGGGCACCGGCGGACACCTGAGTGGTGTGGCCCAAGTGCTCAAAGCCAAATGGCCGCAGCTCAAGGTGTTTGCCGTGGAGCCAACTGCCTCCCCCGTGATCAGCGGTGGTGCACCCGCACCCCACCCGATTCAAGGCATTGGCGCAGGCTTTATCCCAAAAAACCTGAAGACGGATCTGCTGGATGGCGTGATTCAGGTCGAAGCCGAAACAGCCCGTGAGTACGGCCGCCGTAGCGCGCGTGAAGAAGGATTGCTGGTCGGCATTTCCAGCGGCGCCACTTTGGCCGCGATTGCGCAGAAACTGCCCGAGATCCCCGCAGGCAGCACCGTGCTGGGCTTCAACTACGACACCGGCGAGCGCTACCTGTCTGTCGAAGGCTATTTGCCCGCCTGA
- a CDS encoding CBS domain-containing protein: MRPILELLEKHGGSVWSLNPDDSVYQALEMLADCNVGALMVMDGDKLVGIFSERDYTRKIALAGRSSKDTKVRDIMTSQVMVVGPKTRTQECMALMSQKKIRHLPVVDGTKVLGMISIRDLMDDIIKDHEQTISQLQSYIAS; the protein is encoded by the coding sequence ATGCGACCGATTCTGGAACTGTTGGAGAAACACGGGGGCTCAGTCTGGAGCCTGAACCCGGATGACAGCGTCTACCAGGCGCTCGAAATGCTGGCCGACTGCAATGTTGGCGCGCTCATGGTGATGGATGGCGACAAGTTGGTCGGCATTTTCTCGGAGCGGGACTACACCCGAAAAATCGCACTGGCTGGCCGATCTTCCAAAGACACCAAGGTGAGAGACATCATGACCTCGCAGGTCATGGTGGTCGGCCCCAAGACGCGCACCCAGGAGTGCATGGCCTTGATGAGCCAGAAAAAGATCCGCCACTTGCCGGTAGTCGACGGCACCAAGGTGCTGGGCATGATCTCTATCCGTGACTTGATGGATGACATCATCAAGGACCACGAACAGACGATCAGCCAGCTGCAGAGCTACATCGCGAGCTGA